The Gallus gallus isolate bGalGal1 chromosome 3, bGalGal1.mat.broiler.GRCg7b, whole genome shotgun sequence genome window below encodes:
- the GNMT gene encoding glycine N-methyltransferase, whose product MVDSVYRTRSLGVAAEGLPDQYADGRAAKVWQLYIGDTRSRTAEYRSWLLALLRQHRCRSVLDVACGTGVDSIMLLEEGFQVTSVDASDKMLKYALKERWERRKEEPFDRWVIEEANWLTLEQDLEKPGDGFDAVICLGNSFAHLPDFKGDQSDHKLALRNIASMVRPGGVLVIDHRNYDHILATGCAPPGKNIYYKSDLTKDITTSVLLVNNKAHMVTLDYTVQVPPTEAGASPELSKFRLSYYPHRLEAFTALLKGAFQGKCQHSVLGDFQPYTPGQAHVPCYFIHVVKKTA is encoded by the exons atGGTGGACAGCGTGTACCGGACGCGCTCGCTGGGGGTGGCGGCGGAGGGGCTGCCGGATCAGTATGCGGACGGGCGGGCGGCGAAGGTCTGGCAGCTGTACATCGGGGACACGCGGAGCCGCACGGCCGAGTACCGCAGCTGGCTCCTAGCGCTCCTCCGCCAGCACCGCTGCCGCTCCGTCCTCGACGTGGCCTGCGGCACCGG GGTGGACTCCAtcatgctgctggaggagggctTCCAAGTGACCAGCGTGGACGCCAGCGACAAGATGCTCAAGTACGCGCTGAAGGAGCGCTGGGAGCGGCGCAAGGAGGAGCCCTTCGACCGATGGG TCATCGAGGAGGCCAACTGGCTGACGCTGGAGCAGGACCTGGAGAAGCCCGGGGACGGCTTTGACGCCGTCATCTGCCTGGGGAACTCCTTCGCGCACCTGCCAGACTTCAAAG GGGACCAGAGTGACCACAAGCTGGCCCTGAGGAACATCGCCAGCATGGTGCGGCCCGGCGGCGTCCTGGTCATCGACCACCGCAACTACGACCACATCCTGGCCACCGGCTGCGCGCCGCCCGGCAAGAACATCTACTACAAG AGCGACCTGACCAAGGACATCAccacctcagtgctgctggtgaaCAACAAGGCCCACATGGTGACCCTGGACTACACGGTGCAGGTCCCCCCGACGGAGGCGGGGGCCTCCCCGGAGCTCAG CAAGTTCCGCCTCTCGTACTACCCGCACCGGCTGGAGGCCTTCACGGCACTGCTGAAAGGCGCCTTCCAGGGGAAGTGCCAGCACAGCGTCCTGGGTGACTTCCAGCCCTACACGCCGGGTCAGGCCCACGTCCCCTGCTACTTCATCCACGTCGTCAAGAAGACTGCCTGA